The following coding sequences lie in one Danio rerio strain Tuebingen ecotype United States chromosome 3, GRCz12tu, whole genome shotgun sequence genomic window:
- the si:ch211-195b15.7 gene encoding chaperone Ric-8A isoform X6, whose translation MLTAALEQCLDVIWGETHEVLTDLTAPPLCKELSQRALEILKTLFNITYSVHRQDLDEEAAALYRRLAAVLRHCLLVPCEGEDRKEELQGHTVNVLSALPLQCLDVLLSVRLSEGSEESGGVNMDCVHTLLLFMEKRLDRGHKLKEKLTPVLNLLTESSKAHRETRHYLRQQILPPLRDVELRPEQGNTLRSRLVRLMTHVDTDIKHCAAELLFVLCKENVSRFVKYTGYGNAAGLLAARGLLNGRGSSPQPQYSSDSDSDTEEYRQARDRINPVTGRVEEEQPDPMEGMTEEEKEAEALRLINMFNRLSRGKIIQPMGVTTDGKLAPLCGQTRHSAVQEEEEEDEEDDDCSETEQ comes from the exons ATGCTGACCGCAGCTCTGGAACAGTGTTTAGACGTGATCTGGGGTGAAACACACGAAGTGCTGACTGACCTGACAGCTCCACCTTTGTGTAAGGAACTTTCTCAGCGAGCCCTGGAGATCCTGAAGACCCTGTTCAACATCACCTACAGTGTGCACAGACAGGACCTAGACGAG GAGGCTGCAGCTTTGTACCGTCGCCTAGCTGCAGTCCTGCGTCACTGCCTGCTCGTGCCCTGTGAGGGAGAGGACAGAAAAGAGGAGCTGCAAGG ACACACAGTGAATGTGCTCTCAGCGCTCCCTCTGCAGTGCCTGGATGTCCTGCTTTCTGTTCGCCTGTCTGAAGGTTCAGAGGAGTCTGGTGGTGTCAACATGGACTGTGTCCACACTTTGCTGCTCTTCATGGAGAAAAGACTGGACAGA GGCCACAAGCTGAAGGAAAAGCTTACTCCAGTGTTAAACCTGTTGACAGAAAGCAGCAAAGCACACAGGGAAACCAGGCACTATCTCCGGCAGCAG ATCCTGCCTCCACTGAGAGACGTTGAGCTGAGGCCTGAGCAGGGGAACACACTGAGAAGCAGACTAGTGAGACTAATGACCCATGTCGACACTGATATCAAGCACTGTGCAGCTGAGCTTCTCTTTGTGCTATGCAAAGAAAATG TGAGCAGGTTTGTGAAGTACACTGGTTACGGTAATGCAGCTGGACTGTTGGCAGCACGGGGTCTTTTGAACGGCCGTGGCTCTTCTCCTCAACCACAGTACTCCAGTGACTCTGACTCAGACACGGAGGAGTACAGACAGGCCCGGGACAGGATTAACCCTGTAACGGGACGGGTGGAGGAGGAACAGCCTGATCCAATGGAAGGGATGACTGAAGAAGAGAAAGAGGCAGAGGCGCTCAGACTCATAAATATGTTCAACAGGCTGTCAcg GGGCAAGATCATTCAGCCGATGGGAGTGACCACTGACGGCAAACTAGCGCCGCTGTGTGGCCAGACGAGACACAGCGCtgtgcaggaggaggaggaggaagatgaggAAGATGATGATTGTAGTGAGACAGAGCAGTAA
- the si:ch211-195b15.7 gene encoding chaperone Ric-8A isoform X4, whose amino-acid sequence MTVDVEKIIQFIKQGDQDNVQSHLDDYNTENSQCFFFDVEERERKKFRRNKVREYVPDSDSDCDSDNSEDPDLVLRRRLAAALIWFIRMRLQPGVLRVCLRTLRIISRDRKALAPLITDYAIITLARLGGISALPTWPEEEDDQWGSSHNDVAPENETDTLPDNDTNTQCPACCSETDDSCCGSTVCAASSVREGGLHFSPMNNTSNPRETQNDHCEESVRKDGVCGLLTRGKRETRGERDEEGEEGHDDGEIWRKEAMKTLCNVIYNSPKAQERASTLRLLHGLSVRIKDGIHSSSPPSGQFYELRLLFLLTALRPELRIELCQERGVSMLTAALEQCLDVIWGETHEVLTDLTAPPLCKELSQRALEILKTLFNITYSVHRQDLDEEAAALYRRLAAVLRHCLLVPCEGEDRKEELQGHTVNVLSALPLQCLDVLLSVRLSEGSEESGGVNMDCVHTLLLFMEKRLDRGHKLKEKLTPVLNLLTESSKAHRETRHYLRQQILPPLRDVELRPEQGNTLRSRLVRLMTHVDTDIKHCAAELLFVLCKENVSRFVKYTGYGNAAGLLAARGLLNGRGSSPQPQYSSDSDSDTEEYRQARDRINPVTGRVEEEQPDPMEGMTEEEKEAEALRLINMFNRLSRGKIIQPMGVTTDGKLAPLCGQTRHSAVQEEEEEDEEDDDCSETEQ is encoded by the exons ATGACTGTGGATGTGGAGAagattattcagttcatcaaacAAGGCGACCAAGACAATGTTCAAAGTCATCTGGATGATTACAACACTGAG AACTCACAATGCTTCTTTTTTGATGTGGAAGAAAGGGAGAGAAAAAAG TTCCGCAGGAATAAAGTGAGAGAGTACGTTCCAGACTCTGACTCAGACTGTGACTCTGATAACAGTGAGGATCCAGACCTTGTTCTGCGGAGA AGGCTCGCTGCGGCTCTGATCTGGTTTATTCGCATGCGCCTGCAGCCGGGCGTTTTGAGAGTGTGTCTGCGAACTCTGAGGATCATCTCACGGGACCGAAAGGCTCTGGCACCCCTGATTACAGACTATGCCATCATAACTCTCGCTCGGCTCGGGGGCATCTCTGCCCTGCCAACCTGGCCTGAGGAAGAGGATGATCAGTGGGGCTCCTCACACAACGACGTCGCTCCTGAGAACGAGACTGACACACTTCCAGATAATGACACCAACACCCAATGTCCAGCATGTTGCAGTGAGACAGATGATTCATGTTGTGGCTCTACAGTCTGCGCTGCGTCTTCGGTCAGAGAAGGAGGTCTGCACTTCAGCCCTATGAATAATACATCTAATCCCAGAGAAACACAAAACGACCACTGTGAAGAAAGTGTAAGGAAAGATGGAGTGTGTGGGCTGTTGACAAGAGGAAAGAGGGAGACCAGAGGAGAGAGGGATGAGGAGGGTGAGGAAGGACATGATGATGGTGAGATCTGGAGGAAAGAGGCGATGAAAACCCTGTGCAATGTCATCTACAACAGCCCGAAAGCACAAGAGAGAGCCAGCACACTGAG GTTACTTCATGGCCTATCAGTGAGAATTAAAGATGGGATACATTCCTCATCACCTCCAAGCGGTCAATTTTATGAACTgcggcttctgtttttgttgacTGCTTTACGGCCTGAGCTCAGGATTGAACTCTGCCAG GAGCGTGGTGTGTCCATGCTGACCGCAGCTCTGGAACAGTGTTTAGACGTGATCTGGGGTGAAACACACGAAGTGCTGACTGACCTGACAGCTCCACCTTTGTGTAAGGAACTTTCTCAGCGAGCCCTGGAGATCCTGAAGACCCTGTTCAACATCACCTACAGTGTGCACAGACAGGACCTAGACGAG GAGGCTGCAGCTTTGTACCGTCGCCTAGCTGCAGTCCTGCGTCACTGCCTGCTCGTGCCCTGTGAGGGAGAGGACAGAAAAGAGGAGCTGCAAGG ACACACAGTGAATGTGCTCTCAGCGCTCCCTCTGCAGTGCCTGGATGTCCTGCTTTCTGTTCGCCTGTCTGAAGGTTCAGAGGAGTCTGGTGGTGTCAACATGGACTGTGTCCACACTTTGCTGCTCTTCATGGAGAAAAGACTGGACAGA GGCCACAAGCTGAAGGAAAAGCTTACTCCAGTGTTAAACCTGTTGACAGAAAGCAGCAAAGCACACAGGGAAACCAGGCACTATCTCCGGCAGCAG ATCCTGCCTCCACTGAGAGACGTTGAGCTGAGGCCTGAGCAGGGGAACACACTGAGAAGCAGACTAGTGAGACTAATGACCCATGTCGACACTGATATCAAGCACTGTGCAGCTGAGCTTCTCTTTGTGCTATGCAAAGAAAATG TGAGCAGGTTTGTGAAGTACACTGGTTACGGTAATGCAGCTGGACTGTTGGCAGCACGGGGTCTTTTGAACGGCCGTGGCTCTTCTCCTCAACCACAGTACTCCAGTGACTCTGACTCAGACACGGAGGAGTACAGACAGGCCCGGGACAGGATTAACCCTGTAACGGGACGGGTGGAGGAGGAACAGCCTGATCCAATGGAAGGGATGACTGAAGAAGAGAAAGAGGCAGAGGCGCTCAGACTCATAAATATGTTCAACAGGCTGTCAcg GGGCAAGATCATTCAGCCGATGGGAGTGACCACTGACGGCAAACTAGCGCCGCTGTGTGGCCAGACGAGACACAGCGCtgtgcaggaggaggaggaggaagatgaggAAGATGATGATTGTAGTGAGACAGAGCAGTAA
- the si:ch211-195b15.7 gene encoding chaperone Ric-8A isoform X1, translating to MTVDVEKIIQFIKQGDQDNVQSHLDDYNTENSQCFFFDVEERERKKFILISSHLFSGYIIQACFLSCYFSFLIILQCLNREQQRELEEFRRNKVREYVPDSDSDCDSDNSEDPDLVLRRRLAAALIWFIRMRLQPGVLRVCLRTLRIISRDRKALAPLITDYAIITLARLGGISALPTWPEEEDDQWGSSHNDVAPENETDTLPDNDTNTQCPACCSETDDSCCGSTVCAASSVREGGLHFSPMNNTSNPRETQNDHCEESVRKDGVCGLLTRGKRETRGERDEEGEEGHDDGEIWRKEAMKTLCNVIYNSPKAQERASTLRLLHGLSVRIKDGIHSSSPPSGQFYELRLLFLLTALRPELRIELCQERGVSMLTAALEQCLDVIWGETHEVLTDLTAPPLCKELSQRALEILKTLFNITYSVHRQDLDEEAAALYRRLAAVLRHCLLVPCEGEDRKEELQGHTVNVLSALPLQCLDVLLSVRLSEGSEESGGVNMDCVHTLLLFMEKRLDRGHKLKEKLTPVLNLLTESSKAHRETRHYLRQQILPPLRDVELRPEQGNTLRSRLVRLMTHVDTDIKHCAAELLFVLCKENVSRFVKYTGYGNAAGLLAARGLLNGRGSSPQPQYSSDSDSDTEEYRQARDRINPVTGRVEEEQPDPMEGMTEEEKEAEALRLINMFNRLSRGKIIQPMGVTTDGKLAPLCGQTRHSAVQEEEEEDEEDDDCSETEQ from the exons ATGACTGTGGATGTGGAGAagattattcagttcatcaaacAAGGCGACCAAGACAATGTTCAAAGTCATCTGGATGATTACAACACTGAG AACTCACAATGCTTCTTTTTTGATGTGGAAGAAAGGGAGAGAAAAAAG TTCATCCTCATCTCATCTCATTTATTCAGTGGATATATAATACAAGCATGTTTTCTATCCTGTTACTTCTCTTTCCTCATTATTCTCCAATGCTTGAACCGAGAACAGCAAAGAGAGCTGGAAGAG TTCCGCAGGAATAAAGTGAGAGAGTACGTTCCAGACTCTGACTCAGACTGTGACTCTGATAACAGTGAGGATCCAGACCTTGTTCTGCGGAGA AGGCTCGCTGCGGCTCTGATCTGGTTTATTCGCATGCGCCTGCAGCCGGGCGTTTTGAGAGTGTGTCTGCGAACTCTGAGGATCATCTCACGGGACCGAAAGGCTCTGGCACCCCTGATTACAGACTATGCCATCATAACTCTCGCTCGGCTCGGGGGCATCTCTGCCCTGCCAACCTGGCCTGAGGAAGAGGATGATCAGTGGGGCTCCTCACACAACGACGTCGCTCCTGAGAACGAGACTGACACACTTCCAGATAATGACACCAACACCCAATGTCCAGCATGTTGCAGTGAGACAGATGATTCATGTTGTGGCTCTACAGTCTGCGCTGCGTCTTCGGTCAGAGAAGGAGGTCTGCACTTCAGCCCTATGAATAATACATCTAATCCCAGAGAAACACAAAACGACCACTGTGAAGAAAGTGTAAGGAAAGATGGAGTGTGTGGGCTGTTGACAAGAGGAAAGAGGGAGACCAGAGGAGAGAGGGATGAGGAGGGTGAGGAAGGACATGATGATGGTGAGATCTGGAGGAAAGAGGCGATGAAAACCCTGTGCAATGTCATCTACAACAGCCCGAAAGCACAAGAGAGAGCCAGCACACTGAG GTTACTTCATGGCCTATCAGTGAGAATTAAAGATGGGATACATTCCTCATCACCTCCAAGCGGTCAATTTTATGAACTgcggcttctgtttttgttgacTGCTTTACGGCCTGAGCTCAGGATTGAACTCTGCCAG GAGCGTGGTGTGTCCATGCTGACCGCAGCTCTGGAACAGTGTTTAGACGTGATCTGGGGTGAAACACACGAAGTGCTGACTGACCTGACAGCTCCACCTTTGTGTAAGGAACTTTCTCAGCGAGCCCTGGAGATCCTGAAGACCCTGTTCAACATCACCTACAGTGTGCACAGACAGGACCTAGACGAG GAGGCTGCAGCTTTGTACCGTCGCCTAGCTGCAGTCCTGCGTCACTGCCTGCTCGTGCCCTGTGAGGGAGAGGACAGAAAAGAGGAGCTGCAAGG ACACACAGTGAATGTGCTCTCAGCGCTCCCTCTGCAGTGCCTGGATGTCCTGCTTTCTGTTCGCCTGTCTGAAGGTTCAGAGGAGTCTGGTGGTGTCAACATGGACTGTGTCCACACTTTGCTGCTCTTCATGGAGAAAAGACTGGACAGA GGCCACAAGCTGAAGGAAAAGCTTACTCCAGTGTTAAACCTGTTGACAGAAAGCAGCAAAGCACACAGGGAAACCAGGCACTATCTCCGGCAGCAG ATCCTGCCTCCACTGAGAGACGTTGAGCTGAGGCCTGAGCAGGGGAACACACTGAGAAGCAGACTAGTGAGACTAATGACCCATGTCGACACTGATATCAAGCACTGTGCAGCTGAGCTTCTCTTTGTGCTATGCAAAGAAAATG TGAGCAGGTTTGTGAAGTACACTGGTTACGGTAATGCAGCTGGACTGTTGGCAGCACGGGGTCTTTTGAACGGCCGTGGCTCTTCTCCTCAACCACAGTACTCCAGTGACTCTGACTCAGACACGGAGGAGTACAGACAGGCCCGGGACAGGATTAACCCTGTAACGGGACGGGTGGAGGAGGAACAGCCTGATCCAATGGAAGGGATGACTGAAGAAGAGAAAGAGGCAGAGGCGCTCAGACTCATAAATATGTTCAACAGGCTGTCAcg GGGCAAGATCATTCAGCCGATGGGAGTGACCACTGACGGCAAACTAGCGCCGCTGTGTGGCCAGACGAGACACAGCGCtgtgcaggaggaggaggaggaagatgaggAAGATGATGATTGTAGTGAGACAGAGCAGTAA
- the si:ch211-195b15.7 gene encoding chaperone Ric-8A isoform X5 yields the protein MFKVIWMITTLRTHNASFLMWKKGREKKQRELEEFRRNKVREYVPDSDSDCDSDNSEDPDLVLRRRLAAALIWFIRMRLQPGVLRVCLRTLRIISRDRKALAPLITDYAIITLARLGGISALPTWPEEEDDQWGSSHNDVAPENETDTLPDNDTNTQCPACCSETDDSCCGSTVCAASSVREGGLHFSPMNNTSNPRETQNDHCEESVRKDGVCGLLTRGKRETRGERDEEGEEGHDDGEIWRKEAMKTLCNVIYNSPKAQERASTLRLLHGLSVRIKDGIHSSSPPSGQFYELRLLFLLTALRPELRIELCQERGVSMLTAALEQCLDVIWGETHEVLTDLTAPPLCKELSQRALEILKTLFNITYSVHRQDLDEEAAALYRRLAAVLRHCLLVPCEGEDRKEELQGHTVNVLSALPLQCLDVLLSVRLSEGSEESGGVNMDCVHTLLLFMEKRLDRGHKLKEKLTPVLNLLTESSKAHRETRHYLRQQILPPLRDVELRPEQGNTLRSRLVRLMTHVDTDIKHCAAELLFVLCKENVSRFVKYTGYGNAAGLLAARGLLNGRGSSPQPQYSSDSDSDTEEYRQARDRINPVTGRVEEEQPDPMEGMTEEEKEAEALRLINMFNRLSRGKIIQPMGVTTDGKLAPLCGQTRHSAVQEEEEEDEEDDDCSETEQ from the exons ATGTTCAAAGTCATCTGGATGATTACAACACTGAG AACTCACAATGCTTCTTTTTTGATGTGGAAGAAAGGGAGAGAAAAAA AGCAAAGAGAGCTGGAAGAG TTCCGCAGGAATAAAGTGAGAGAGTACGTTCCAGACTCTGACTCAGACTGTGACTCTGATAACAGTGAGGATCCAGACCTTGTTCTGCGGAGA AGGCTCGCTGCGGCTCTGATCTGGTTTATTCGCATGCGCCTGCAGCCGGGCGTTTTGAGAGTGTGTCTGCGAACTCTGAGGATCATCTCACGGGACCGAAAGGCTCTGGCACCCCTGATTACAGACTATGCCATCATAACTCTCGCTCGGCTCGGGGGCATCTCTGCCCTGCCAACCTGGCCTGAGGAAGAGGATGATCAGTGGGGCTCCTCACACAACGACGTCGCTCCTGAGAACGAGACTGACACACTTCCAGATAATGACACCAACACCCAATGTCCAGCATGTTGCAGTGAGACAGATGATTCATGTTGTGGCTCTACAGTCTGCGCTGCGTCTTCGGTCAGAGAAGGAGGTCTGCACTTCAGCCCTATGAATAATACATCTAATCCCAGAGAAACACAAAACGACCACTGTGAAGAAAGTGTAAGGAAAGATGGAGTGTGTGGGCTGTTGACAAGAGGAAAGAGGGAGACCAGAGGAGAGAGGGATGAGGAGGGTGAGGAAGGACATGATGATGGTGAGATCTGGAGGAAAGAGGCGATGAAAACCCTGTGCAATGTCATCTACAACAGCCCGAAAGCACAAGAGAGAGCCAGCACACTGAG GTTACTTCATGGCCTATCAGTGAGAATTAAAGATGGGATACATTCCTCATCACCTCCAAGCGGTCAATTTTATGAACTgcggcttctgtttttgttgacTGCTTTACGGCCTGAGCTCAGGATTGAACTCTGCCAG GAGCGTGGTGTGTCCATGCTGACCGCAGCTCTGGAACAGTGTTTAGACGTGATCTGGGGTGAAACACACGAAGTGCTGACTGACCTGACAGCTCCACCTTTGTGTAAGGAACTTTCTCAGCGAGCCCTGGAGATCCTGAAGACCCTGTTCAACATCACCTACAGTGTGCACAGACAGGACCTAGACGAG GAGGCTGCAGCTTTGTACCGTCGCCTAGCTGCAGTCCTGCGTCACTGCCTGCTCGTGCCCTGTGAGGGAGAGGACAGAAAAGAGGAGCTGCAAGG ACACACAGTGAATGTGCTCTCAGCGCTCCCTCTGCAGTGCCTGGATGTCCTGCTTTCTGTTCGCCTGTCTGAAGGTTCAGAGGAGTCTGGTGGTGTCAACATGGACTGTGTCCACACTTTGCTGCTCTTCATGGAGAAAAGACTGGACAGA GGCCACAAGCTGAAGGAAAAGCTTACTCCAGTGTTAAACCTGTTGACAGAAAGCAGCAAAGCACACAGGGAAACCAGGCACTATCTCCGGCAGCAG ATCCTGCCTCCACTGAGAGACGTTGAGCTGAGGCCTGAGCAGGGGAACACACTGAGAAGCAGACTAGTGAGACTAATGACCCATGTCGACACTGATATCAAGCACTGTGCAGCTGAGCTTCTCTTTGTGCTATGCAAAGAAAATG TGAGCAGGTTTGTGAAGTACACTGGTTACGGTAATGCAGCTGGACTGTTGGCAGCACGGGGTCTTTTGAACGGCCGTGGCTCTTCTCCTCAACCACAGTACTCCAGTGACTCTGACTCAGACACGGAGGAGTACAGACAGGCCCGGGACAGGATTAACCCTGTAACGGGACGGGTGGAGGAGGAACAGCCTGATCCAATGGAAGGGATGACTGAAGAAGAGAAAGAGGCAGAGGCGCTCAGACTCATAAATATGTTCAACAGGCTGTCAcg GGGCAAGATCATTCAGCCGATGGGAGTGACCACTGACGGCAAACTAGCGCCGCTGTGTGGCCAGACGAGACACAGCGCtgtgcaggaggaggaggaggaagatgaggAAGATGATGATTGTAGTGAGACAGAGCAGTAA
- the si:ch211-195b15.7 gene encoding chaperone Ric-8A isoform X2: MTVDVEKIIQFIKQGDQDNVQSHLDDYNTENSQCFFFDVEERERKKQRELEEFRRNKVREYVPDSDSDCDSDNSEDPDLVLRRRLAAALIWFIRMRLQPGVLRVCLRTLRIISRDRKALAPLITDYAIITLARLGGISALPTWPEEEDDQWGSSHNDVAPENETDTLPDNDTNTQCPACCSETDDSCCGSTVCAASSVREGGLHFSPMNNTSNPRETQNDHCEESVRKDGVCGLLTRGKRETRGERDEEGEEGHDDGEIWRKEAMKTLCNVIYNSPKAQERASTLRLLHGLSVRIKDGIHSSSPPSGQFYELRLLFLLTALRPELRIELCQERGVSMLTAALEQCLDVIWGETHEVLTDLTAPPLCKELSQRALEILKTLFNITYSVHRQDLDEEAAALYRRLAAVLRHCLLVPCEGEDRKEELQGHTVNVLSALPLQCLDVLLSVRLSEGSEESGGVNMDCVHTLLLFMEKRLDRGHKLKEKLTPVLNLLTESSKAHRETRHYLRQQILPPLRDVELRPEQGNTLRSRLVRLMTHVDTDIKHCAAELLFVLCKENVSRFVKYTGYGNAAGLLAARGLLNGRGSSPQPQYSSDSDSDTEEYRQARDRINPVTGRVEEEQPDPMEGMTEEEKEAEALRLINMFNRLSRGKIIQPMGVTTDGKLAPLCGQTRHSAVQEEEEEDEEDDDCSETEQ; the protein is encoded by the exons ATGACTGTGGATGTGGAGAagattattcagttcatcaaacAAGGCGACCAAGACAATGTTCAAAGTCATCTGGATGATTACAACACTGAG AACTCACAATGCTTCTTTTTTGATGTGGAAGAAAGGGAGAGAAAAAAG CAAAGAGAGCTGGAAGAG TTCCGCAGGAATAAAGTGAGAGAGTACGTTCCAGACTCTGACTCAGACTGTGACTCTGATAACAGTGAGGATCCAGACCTTGTTCTGCGGAGA AGGCTCGCTGCGGCTCTGATCTGGTTTATTCGCATGCGCCTGCAGCCGGGCGTTTTGAGAGTGTGTCTGCGAACTCTGAGGATCATCTCACGGGACCGAAAGGCTCTGGCACCCCTGATTACAGACTATGCCATCATAACTCTCGCTCGGCTCGGGGGCATCTCTGCCCTGCCAACCTGGCCTGAGGAAGAGGATGATCAGTGGGGCTCCTCACACAACGACGTCGCTCCTGAGAACGAGACTGACACACTTCCAGATAATGACACCAACACCCAATGTCCAGCATGTTGCAGTGAGACAGATGATTCATGTTGTGGCTCTACAGTCTGCGCTGCGTCTTCGGTCAGAGAAGGAGGTCTGCACTTCAGCCCTATGAATAATACATCTAATCCCAGAGAAACACAAAACGACCACTGTGAAGAAAGTGTAAGGAAAGATGGAGTGTGTGGGCTGTTGACAAGAGGAAAGAGGGAGACCAGAGGAGAGAGGGATGAGGAGGGTGAGGAAGGACATGATGATGGTGAGATCTGGAGGAAAGAGGCGATGAAAACCCTGTGCAATGTCATCTACAACAGCCCGAAAGCACAAGAGAGAGCCAGCACACTGAG GTTACTTCATGGCCTATCAGTGAGAATTAAAGATGGGATACATTCCTCATCACCTCCAAGCGGTCAATTTTATGAACTgcggcttctgtttttgttgacTGCTTTACGGCCTGAGCTCAGGATTGAACTCTGCCAG GAGCGTGGTGTGTCCATGCTGACCGCAGCTCTGGAACAGTGTTTAGACGTGATCTGGGGTGAAACACACGAAGTGCTGACTGACCTGACAGCTCCACCTTTGTGTAAGGAACTTTCTCAGCGAGCCCTGGAGATCCTGAAGACCCTGTTCAACATCACCTACAGTGTGCACAGACAGGACCTAGACGAG GAGGCTGCAGCTTTGTACCGTCGCCTAGCTGCAGTCCTGCGTCACTGCCTGCTCGTGCCCTGTGAGGGAGAGGACAGAAAAGAGGAGCTGCAAGG ACACACAGTGAATGTGCTCTCAGCGCTCCCTCTGCAGTGCCTGGATGTCCTGCTTTCTGTTCGCCTGTCTGAAGGTTCAGAGGAGTCTGGTGGTGTCAACATGGACTGTGTCCACACTTTGCTGCTCTTCATGGAGAAAAGACTGGACAGA GGCCACAAGCTGAAGGAAAAGCTTACTCCAGTGTTAAACCTGTTGACAGAAAGCAGCAAAGCACACAGGGAAACCAGGCACTATCTCCGGCAGCAG ATCCTGCCTCCACTGAGAGACGTTGAGCTGAGGCCTGAGCAGGGGAACACACTGAGAAGCAGACTAGTGAGACTAATGACCCATGTCGACACTGATATCAAGCACTGTGCAGCTGAGCTTCTCTTTGTGCTATGCAAAGAAAATG TGAGCAGGTTTGTGAAGTACACTGGTTACGGTAATGCAGCTGGACTGTTGGCAGCACGGGGTCTTTTGAACGGCCGTGGCTCTTCTCCTCAACCACAGTACTCCAGTGACTCTGACTCAGACACGGAGGAGTACAGACAGGCCCGGGACAGGATTAACCCTGTAACGGGACGGGTGGAGGAGGAACAGCCTGATCCAATGGAAGGGATGACTGAAGAAGAGAAAGAGGCAGAGGCGCTCAGACTCATAAATATGTTCAACAGGCTGTCAcg GGGCAAGATCATTCAGCCGATGGGAGTGACCACTGACGGCAAACTAGCGCCGCTGTGTGGCCAGACGAGACACAGCGCtgtgcaggaggaggaggaggaagatgaggAAGATGATGATTGTAGTGAGACAGAGCAGTAA